A section of the Microaerobacter geothermalis genome encodes:
- a CDS encoding putative bifunctional diguanylate cyclase/phosphodiesterase: MIKEEKIISCNKETVKLLGYEKEEDIIGQRPYDLSPLIQHDGSKSEEKGRTMIKTAIEKGYHRFPWLHQRKDKKIFMAEVFLYSKEDKLMAVIMDVEKGRDYIAEKRFIEEKVYHLIEKDLLTGVYNKYYFEKKINEIICQAEKKGENVALFFIDLDKFKEINDTMGHEFGDKIIQKATNSIKNILPRNCLLGRYGGDEFMVLAYPLKGKDEAYQIGKEIMRVFEDPCVVEDHKIYLTASIGIAIYPKHGKDSSQLIKKADISMFCAKEEKEGGDKIKIYAEDMSKKITEKFQIRNYMKDAVKNGEISIHYQPIIDIKTGKIQGAEALMRWDSQTLGWMSPEKFIPIAEETGQIGYLGKYVLEKVCQDIKRWQSMGLHVVPVAVNISVKQLESKKFVYLVREIIDSYEIDTKYLEFEITESVSVGNMYIIQKNIDEIKKLGINISMDDFGTGYSSLAMLLNLQVDKIKIDKVFIKHIGKERDEKIIKTVIQMAKEMGLRVVAEGIETKGQIDFLKNLNCELGQGYFWANPMASRDFDEYLKKTKK, from the coding sequence GTGATCAAAGAAGAAAAAATCATCTCCTGCAATAAGGAAACAGTTAAATTATTAGGATACGAAAAAGAGGAAGATATCATTGGGCAACGGCCATATGATTTATCTCCTTTGATACAACATGATGGAAGTAAGTCAGAAGAAAAAGGAAGAACAATGATAAAAACAGCCATAGAAAAAGGATACCACCGTTTTCCTTGGCTTCATCAGAGAAAAGACAAAAAAATCTTTATGGCAGAGGTTTTTTTATACAGTAAGGAAGATAAATTGATGGCAGTTATTATGGATGTGGAAAAAGGAAGAGATTATATTGCAGAAAAAAGATTTATAGAAGAAAAAGTCTATCACTTGATAGAAAAGGATTTGCTCACAGGTGTATATAACAAATATTATTTTGAGAAAAAAATAAATGAAATCATTTGTCAAGCAGAAAAAAAGGGAGAAAATGTTGCACTTTTTTTTATAGATCTAGATAAATTCAAAGAAATCAATGATACAATGGGTCACGAATTTGGAGATAAAATAATACAAAAGGCGACCAACAGTATAAAAAATATACTTCCAAGAAATTGTCTCCTTGGACGATATGGAGGAGATGAATTCATGGTGTTGGCCTACCCTTTAAAAGGAAAGGATGAAGCATACCAAATAGGAAAAGAGATTATGAGAGTCTTTGAAGATCCTTGTGTGGTGGAAGATCACAAAATTTATCTTACAGCAAGTATCGGTATTGCCATATATCCTAAACATGGGAAAGATAGTTCTCAGCTTATTAAAAAAGCAGATATTTCCATGTTTTGTGCAAAAGAAGAAAAAGAAGGGGGGGACAAAATAAAGATTTATGCGGAGGATATGAGCAAGAAAATCACTGAAAAATTCCAAATTCGAAATTATATGAAAGACGCAGTAAAAAACGGAGAAATCTCGATTCACTATCAACCAATTATCGATATAAAAACCGGAAAGATACAAGGTGCAGAAGCATTAATGAGATGGGACAGCCAAACCTTGGGGTGGATGTCGCCTGAAAAATTTATTCCCATTGCAGAAGAAACAGGACAAATCGGTTATTTAGGTAAGTATGTATTGGAAAAGGTATGTCAAGATATAAAAAGATGGCAAAGTATGGGGCTACATGTTGTACCCGTAGCTGTAAATATATCTGTAAAACAATTGGAAAGCAAAAAATTTGTTTATTTGGTAAGAGAAATCATAGATAGTTACGAAATTGATACAAAATATTTAGAGTTTGAAATAACAGAAAGTGTTTCTGTAGGAAATATGTATATCATACAAAAAAATATTGATGAGATAAAAAAATTGGGAATCAATATTTCTATGGACGATTTTGGTACGGGTTATTCCTCTTTAGCGATGCTTTTAAATCTTCAAGTTGATAAAATAAAGATAGATAAAGTATTTATAAAACATATTGGAAAAGAACGGGATGAAAAAATTATCAAGACGGTTATCCAAATGGCGAAGGAAATGGGACTTAGGGTTGTTGCAGAAGGTATAGAAACGAAGGGACAAATTGATTTTTTAAAAAACTTAAACTGTGAATTGGGACAGGGATATTTCTGGGCAAACCCAATGGCAAGTAGGGATTTTGATGAGTATTTAAAAAAGACAAAGAAATGA
- a CDS encoding YeiH family protein, translated as MAFSKTNRANTLNGIFLVSLFALSAMYIAELPWVEILGFSPLVIAIIFGMIYGNTLRHKLPAEWVPGVIFCSKNILRFAIVFYGFRITYQQVFAVGAEALLLDAIIVSGTFVFGWFLGTKVFGIDRDSSMLIGSGASICGAAAVLATESTLKSEPYKTAMAVATVVLFGTLGMFLYPVLFKYGFLLMDPKEYGIYVGATVHEVAQVVVAGSAVNKVAGDTAVIVKMTRVMMLAPFLVILSYFLTKNRPTKGDQNKKPDEKSKIVIPWFAVYFLLVAGFNSLNLLPKEIVSVINNIDTILLAMAMAALGIETNFSKLKNVGLKPFILAGMLFVWLIFGGYILTKGIGAFFA; from the coding sequence ATGGCTTTTTCGAAAACGAATCGGGCCAATACGCTAAACGGTATCTTTCTCGTTTCGCTGTTCGCGCTCTCGGCGATGTATATTGCCGAACTGCCATGGGTGGAAATACTCGGATTTAGCCCGCTCGTGATTGCAATTATTTTTGGTATGATCTATGGAAACACCCTAAGACATAAACTTCCAGCCGAATGGGTTCCAGGAGTGATTTTTTGTTCAAAAAACATCTTGCGCTTCGCGATTGTTTTCTATGGTTTTCGCATCACCTATCAGCAGGTTTTTGCGGTTGGTGCGGAGGCTTTGCTACTTGATGCGATTATCGTCTCGGGAACCTTCGTGTTCGGATGGTTTTTAGGTACAAAGGTTTTCGGAATTGACCGCGATTCTTCAATGCTGATTGGTTCAGGAGCATCTATCTGCGGAGCAGCGGCGGTACTGGCAACGGAAAGCACACTAAAAAGCGAACCATACAAAACCGCGATGGCTGTCGCGACTGTGGTTTTGTTCGGTACGCTGGGGATGTTTTTATATCCGGTTTTGTTTAAGTACGGCTTTTTGCTGATGGATCCCAAGGAATACGGCATCTACGTCGGAGCGACAGTACATGAGGTGGCGCAGGTAGTGGTCGCCGGCAGTGCCGTCAACAAAGTGGCAGGCGATACCGCCGTGATTGTTAAAATGACGCGGGTGATGATGCTTGCCCCCTTCTTGGTGATTTTGTCCTACTTTTTAACAAAAAACCGACCGACGAAGGGCGACCAAAATAAGAAACCTGATGAAAAGTCAAAAATCGTAATTCCCTGGTTTGCGGTTTATTTTCTGCTTGTGGCAGGGTTTAATTCTCTTAATCTTTTACCCAAGGAGATCGTGTCCGTCATTAACAATATCGACACCATTCTGCTCGCCATGGCCATGGCGGCCCTCGGGATCGAAACCAACTTTTCCAAGCTAAAAAATGTCGGCCTCAAACCCTTTATTCTAGCAGGAATGCTCTTTGTTTGGCTGATTTTTGGCGGATATATTCTTACAAAAGGAATCGGTGCCTTTTTTGCCTGA
- a CDS encoding LysR family transcriptional regulator produces the protein MTLRHLRIFIEVCDSGGMTAAAEKMYMTQPSISQAIAELEGHYNVKLFERLGRKLYITAAGNRLLSYARHIINLYERVEREVRVISENGILRVGASVTVGTCILSEVVKTFVNRCSNVEVTTTVDNTKVIEEMILSDKIDIGLVEGFIHSPDIIEEPFYDDELVLICHPKHPWAVKGYIEAEELSGCPLIIREKGSGTRELFEAEMAVAGLKWRTVGVYNNAEAIKNAVAADMGVAVISRLAVEREVQMGDIKIVDIKGLQFMRKFNLIYHKNKYFSNAMREIRDMCLHGGIKRK, from the coding sequence GTGACGTTGCGGCACCTGCGTATTTTTATAGAAGTGTGTGACTCAGGTGGTATGACGGCTGCTGCAGAAAAGATGTATATGACTCAGCCGTCAATAAGTCAGGCAATCGCTGAACTTGAAGGTCATTACAATGTCAAATTATTTGAACGGCTGGGACGTAAATTATATATCACTGCTGCTGGGAACAGACTCCTCTCCTATGCTCGTCATATTATTAATTTGTACGAACGGGTAGAACGGGAGGTCCGTGTGATCAGTGAAAACGGTATATTAAGAGTTGGTGCTAGTGTTACCGTGGGTACTTGCATCCTAAGCGAAGTTGTAAAAACTTTTGTGAATCGTTGTTCAAATGTGGAGGTTACAACTACTGTCGACAATACCAAAGTAATTGAGGAGATGATTCTTTCAGATAAAATTGATATTGGATTAGTAGAGGGTTTTATTCATTCTCCTGACATTATTGAAGAGCCATTTTATGATGATGAACTCGTACTTATCTGTCATCCTAAACATCCGTGGGCTGTCAAGGGTTACATTGAGGCAGAAGAGCTAAGTGGATGTCCCCTTATCATACGGGAAAAAGGCAGCGGTACACGGGAATTGTTTGAAGCTGAAATGGCTGTTGCAGGATTAAAATGGAGAACAGTAGGGGTTTATAATAATGCTGAGGCGATAAAAAATGCAGTTGCAGCAGATATGGGAGTTGCGGTGATTTCACGTTTGGCAGTAGAGAGAGAAGTGCAAATGGGTGATATAAAAATTGTAGACATAAAGGGATTACAATTTATGCGAAAATTTAATCTCATTTATCACAAGAACAAATATTTTTCAAATGCGATGCGAGAGATTAGAGACATGTGCCTTCACGGGGGGATTAAAAGAAAGTAG
- a CDS encoding cytochrome c oxidase subunit II, whose product MSTLFGYQWFMIGLAFLMAIIFIVWLLVAAYRRTNSNIPHSTEWWFVFLVLLAVVMAFAWSLNSQAAYEKSIEKEESFDKIIRVYEYQWGFAFINEKTGESSRNSIEVKPGEKILFKLSSNDVIHGFNIPSVGMIKEIEPGAIMPVSIEAPEKPGEYIIQCTEYCGIGHYQMKAKLIVGGEA is encoded by the coding sequence ATGAGCACCTTATTTGGTTACCAATGGTTTATGATAGGATTGGCTTTCTTGATGGCAATCATTTTTATCGTCTGGTTATTGGTGGCAGCTTATAGGAGAACGAATTCAAACATCCCTCATTCTACTGAATGGTGGTTCGTATTTTTGGTCCTTTTGGCAGTTGTCATGGCATTTGCTTGGTCATTAAACAGCCAGGCTGCATACGAAAAGAGTATTGAAAAAGAAGAATCTTTTGACAAGATTATAAGAGTGTATGAATATCAGTGGGGTTTTGCTTTTATTAATGAAAAAACGGGAGAGTCATCGCGAAATTCCATTGAGGTAAAGCCGGGGGAAAAGATTCTCTTCAAGCTTTCGTCAAATGATGTCATTCATGGATTTAACATTCCCTCGGTTGGAATGATTAAAGAAATTGAACCGGGAGCCATTATGCCGGTGTCGATTGAGGCGCCAGAAAAACCGGGTGAATACATCATTCAATGTACAGAATATTGTGGTATTGGACATTATCAAATGAAAGCCAAATTAATTGTTGGAGGTGAAGCTTGA
- a CDS encoding cytochrome c oxidase subunit I has protein sequence MAVSIFKGWNGPDVQEQIGEPSWKPMNIEDITLKKLFFSNDYRMIGLKHILVSLIFFIVGGMAALLMRTELAAPGKTILEANQFYRLLTAHGATMVFMFIIPATLGIAYYMLPKLLKTNKLIWTGASHVSFWLTLIAGILAWVAFSDASWTFYPPLSLRVAGDRAPLFFIAVMLIALAEFISGAVFLANTLKNRAMPLKKMPLLGWAMLVDGIMLLLSVPGLFIVGFILLTDWMGVTALFDPARGGSSQLFMYLFWWYGHPAVYLPFLPAVGFVYTLLPRYLKRPMWSYGSGIVAFLLLTALGFVVFRHHFQPSSTTAGALENAFSIFTLLIIIPSSMHVFNWIATLWKGRPKGARTGTAFNFMIAAIAFMIYGGVVGFINAQIPLDESFVHDTYFVVGHFHAMFLGFVTQMTFSAIYYLYPYFTGRFINERLGNLHFWLWQIGIFTLTTMFYILGMLGMPRRVYDYLDTQTLFNLLATVGAFLVAAGMAVFIYNFIRSAKNGQKVTSDPYSDKSRGTSSGEVA, from the coding sequence ATGGCTGTAAGCATTTTTAAGGGTTGGAACGGTCCTGACGTTCAGGAACAGATTGGGGAGCCGTCATGGAAACCCATGAATATTGAAGACATTACGTTGAAGAAATTGTTTTTTAGTAACGATTACCGCATGATCGGTTTAAAACATATTTTGGTTTCTTTAATCTTCTTTATTGTTGGGGGAATGGCGGCGCTATTGATGCGCACAGAATTGGCAGCTCCTGGGAAGACCATTTTGGAAGCGAATCAGTTTTATCGACTTCTTACAGCACACGGGGCAACCATGGTCTTTATGTTTATTATTCCCGCGACATTGGGGATTGCCTACTATATGCTGCCGAAATTGCTGAAGACAAATAAACTGATCTGGACAGGAGCATCACATGTAAGTTTTTGGTTGACGTTAATTGCCGGTATATTGGCATGGGTAGCCTTCTCTGACGCGTCTTGGACTTTCTATCCTCCGTTAAGCCTTCGTGTTGCGGGTGACCGTGCACCCTTGTTCTTTATTGCTGTCATGTTGATCGCACTGGCGGAATTTATCAGCGGTGCGGTGTTTTTGGCAAATACTCTAAAGAACAGAGCGATGCCTTTGAAAAAGATGCCTTTGTTGGGATGGGCGATGTTGGTTGACGGAATTATGTTGTTGCTGTCTGTTCCCGGCTTGTTCATTGTAGGTTTTATTTTGTTGACCGACTGGATGGGAGTCACCGCCCTGTTTGATCCTGCCCGGGGAGGGTCATCTCAATTGTTCATGTATTTATTCTGGTGGTATGGACATCCTGCTGTATATTTGCCCTTTTTGCCAGCAGTTGGGTTTGTATATACACTTTTGCCGCGCTATCTAAAAAGACCGATGTGGAGTTACGGTTCAGGAATCGTTGCGTTTCTGTTGTTAACGGCCTTGGGGTTTGTGGTCTTTAGACACCATTTCCAGCCGAGCAGTACTACTGCAGGTGCACTAGAAAACGCATTTTCCATCTTTACACTGTTGATCATCATCCCCAGTTCCATGCACGTATTCAACTGGATAGCCACCCTTTGGAAAGGAAGACCTAAAGGGGCTCGTACTGGTACAGCCTTCAACTTCATGATCGCTGCCATCGCCTTTATGATATATGGGGGCGTGGTTGGATTTATCAACGCACAAATCCCACTTGATGAATCATTTGTTCATGATACCTATTTTGTGGTTGGACACTTTCATGCCATGTTTCTGGGATTTGTCACCCAGATGACCTTTTCTGCTATTTATTACCTGTATCCCTATTTTACCGGAAGATTCATTAACGAACGCCTTGGAAATCTGCACTTCTGGTTGTGGCAGATCGGTATTTTTACCTTGACAACTATGTTTTATATTCTTGGAATGTTAGGTATGCCGCGACGGGTTTATGATTACCTGGATACACAAACATTGTTCAACCTACTGGCCACAGTTGGCGCTTTCCTGGTTGCTGCTGGAATGGCGGTTTTCATTTATAACTTCATCAGAAGTGCTAAGAACGGCCAGAAAGTAACTTCTGACCCCTATTCAGATAAATCTAGGGGAACTTCATCTGGGGAGGTGGCATAA
- a CDS encoding plastocyanin/azurin family copper-binding protein, producing the protein MNSSMGNLQTQMNPPDLRTPRKGSSILTYWLVTIIVIVIAVPVYAIGFSPKLELISQTNLPEYQEMGFIPKEIITAEEKEEREEIEKETANLKIDQTINLSMYEWGFDKSNLNVKNGEVVKFIVTNDGNIPHEWMIMKAETMEEVKTWMENADFLLKEHEALVEAAMMLPGQTFETIFQAEQPGMYMFMCMFPYHMQMGMMGMIMVDSDMNMGNSMNSNAQMNMNGDSQMNMNEMENDGGGMKK; encoded by the coding sequence ATGAACAGTTCCATGGGAAATTTACAGACACAAATGAATCCTCCAGATTTGAGAACACCTCGTAAGGGTTCATCAATTCTTACTTATTGGCTAGTGACTATTATAGTCATTGTGATTGCAGTACCTGTTTATGCCATAGGCTTTTCCCCTAAACTGGAATTGATTTCTCAGACAAATTTGCCTGAATATCAGGAGATGGGTTTTATCCCTAAAGAAATCATAACAGCAGAGGAAAAAGAAGAGCGGGAAGAAATTGAAAAGGAAACGGCAAACCTGAAGATTGATCAAACTATTAATCTGAGCATGTATGAATGGGGATTTGATAAATCAAACCTTAATGTGAAAAACGGCGAAGTCGTAAAGTTTATTGTAACCAATGACGGTAATATTCCACATGAATGGATGATCATGAAGGCTGAAACCATGGAAGAAGTAAAAACATGGATGGAAAATGCGGATTTTCTGCTGAAGGAACATGAAGCGCTAGTAGAAGCTGCAATGATGCTTCCCGGCCAGACGTTTGAAACCATATTTCAGGCAGAACAGCCGGGAATGTACATGTTTATGTGTATGTTTCCCTATCATATGCAGATGGGAATGATGGGAATGATCATGGTAGACAGTGATATGAACATGGGCAACAGTATGAACAGCAATGCCCAAATGAACATGAACGGTGACAGTCAAATGAACATGAACGAAATGGAAAACGATGGTGGTGGCATGAAAAAATAA
- a CDS encoding GGDEF domain-containing protein, with translation MEKNIHSVSPDKSVRYASEKMTSLRIGSLLVMDQGKLVGIITSRDIRLTHPNRLVADAMTKQVITVPYTATIWEANELMKKFQIERIPVVTEDMCVGIITKGNLQELIGKSTDLLTGVYKSSYIEYIGERLLKEKQLFNLLFIDLDQFGLINKLYGHPFGNDVLRTFVNKLQLFLKNEDYLCRYAGDEFIIITRRNKEDTMELVRQASNFFEFEHIKISASIGVIIGEETKHFFALSMRDIIEKASVLSSEQKNKQNYAG, from the coding sequence ATGGAAAAAAACATACATAGTGTTTCACCGGATAAGAGCGTTCGTTATGCATCAGAAAAGATGACTTCTCTCAGAATTGGGTCCCTGCTGGTAATGGATCAAGGGAAACTGGTAGGAATCATTACATCGAGGGATATTAGATTAACCCATCCTAACCGGCTGGTCGCTGATGCAATGACAAAACAGGTGATCACCGTTCCTTATACAGCGACGATCTGGGAAGCCAATGAATTGATGAAAAAGTTTCAAATAGAGAGGATTCCTGTGGTAACCGAAGATATGTGTGTTGGAATCATTACAAAAGGGAATCTACAAGAATTAATTGGGAAAAGCACAGATCTTTTAACCGGGGTTTACAAAAGTTCTTACATCGAATATATTGGAGAACGCCTCCTGAAAGAAAAACAACTGTTTAATCTGTTATTCATTGATTTGGATCAATTCGGGTTAATTAACAAACTATACGGGCATCCCTTTGGAAACGATGTTCTACGTACTTTTGTAAACAAGCTTCAACTTTTTCTTAAAAACGAGGACTATCTTTGTCGATATGCAGGAGATGAATTTATTATCATCACAAGAAGAAATAAGGAAGATACAATGGAATTGGTCAGACAAGCTTCAAATTTTTTCGAGTTTGAACATATAAAAATATCTGCATCCATTGGAGTGATCATTGGAGAAGAAACAAAACATTTTTTTGCTTTATCCATGAGAGATATCATCGAAAAAGCAAGTGTGCTGTCCAGTGAACAAAAAAATAAACAGAATTATGCCGGTTGA
- a CDS encoding NAD(P)/FAD-dependent oxidoreductase, which translates to MKEQILLLGTGYGGMSFLQNILPDIPRYVEITVIDRLPFHTIKPEYYALAAGSMVDKDVITSFPEHPQIIYITDEVEEIQVMNQQVICRNGTFPYQKLIVALGCVDNYFQVPWAEEFTESIQTYQKALNTREKIKRLKPNQSVVIIGAGLTGIEFCCELRELRPDINITLLEQGPSILPTLPRKIQEYVQDYLEELEIEIFTNIRVRLIEQNKVHFQFEDQPIQFDVCIWAAGIKANPIISPLIPYSGPDRIGRLTVKENYELPYRENIFVIGDCASSAFAPSAQLANIHGKQLAHYFTSVWTGQEYRPEPIKLKGVLGYLGKKRGFGLINDTAVLGPIPRVIKSGILWLHKHHIG; encoded by the coding sequence ATGAAAGAGCAGATTCTTTTACTTGGTACGGGGTATGGTGGGATGTCTTTTTTACAGAATATCCTGCCCGATATACCTAGGTATGTTGAAATAACGGTCATTGACCGTTTGCCCTTTCATACCATTAAACCGGAATATTATGCTTTAGCTGCAGGTTCAATGGTGGACAAAGATGTGATCACCTCTTTTCCAGAGCATCCACAAATCATATATATTACTGATGAAGTTGAAGAGATTCAAGTTATGAATCAACAAGTGATTTGCAGAAACGGAACATTTCCTTACCAGAAATTAATCGTTGCATTGGGATGTGTGGACAATTATTTTCAGGTTCCGTGGGCTGAAGAATTCACGGAAAGCATTCAAACTTATCAGAAGGCCCTTAACACCAGGGAGAAAATTAAACGGTTAAAACCCAATCAATCGGTAGTGATTATCGGCGCAGGATTAACAGGTATTGAGTTTTGTTGTGAATTGAGGGAATTAAGACCTGACATAAACATAACACTTTTAGAGCAAGGACCATCAATTCTACCCACTTTGCCAAGAAAAATACAGGAATATGTTCAAGATTATCTTGAAGAGTTAGAGATAGAAATATTCACGAATATACGAGTAAGATTAATCGAGCAAAATAAGGTTCATTTTCAATTTGAAGACCAGCCTATACAATTTGACGTGTGCATATGGGCTGCCGGAATTAAAGCAAATCCGATTATTTCACCTCTAATTCCTTACAGCGGACCGGATCGCATTGGTAGATTAACCGTCAAGGAGAACTACGAACTTCCTTATAGGGAAAATATTTTTGTCATTGGAGACTGCGCCAGCTCAGCATTTGCCCCTAGTGCTCAGTTGGCTAATATACATGGTAAGCAATTGGCCCACTACTTTACCTCAGTTTGGACAGGACAGGAATATCGACCAGAGCCAATTAAACTAAAGGGTGTACTCGGATATTTGGGTAAGAAAAGGGGATTTGGGTTAATTAATGATACCGCTGTGCTTGGTCCAATTCCCCGTGTTATTAAATCAGGAATACTTTGGCTCCATAAACATCATATTGGGTAA
- a CDS encoding superoxide dismutase, which produces MAKFQLPPLPYSFDALEPHIDAQTMEIHHDRHHATYVNNLNAALEGHEELQNKSIEDLISDLNSVPEHIRTAVRNNGGGHANHSLFWEVMSPNGGGAPSGDLADAINSTFGSFDKFKEDFSKAAATRFGSGWAWLVVDKSGNLAVTSTPNQDSPLMEGNTPILGLDVWEHAYYLKYQNKRPDYISAFWNVVNWDEVSKRYAKARG; this is translated from the coding sequence ATGGCAAAATTTCAATTACCACCCTTACCTTATTCATTTGATGCTTTAGAGCCCCACATTGATGCTCAGACCATGGAGATTCACCATGATCGTCACCATGCAACTTATGTAAATAATCTAAACGCTGCATTGGAAGGACATGAAGAATTACAGAATAAAAGCATTGAAGATCTCATTAGTGATTTAAACAGCGTACCAGAACATATTCGGACTGCAGTCAGGAATAATGGCGGAGGACATGCGAACCACTCTTTATTCTGGGAAGTGATGAGTCCCAATGGTGGAGGAGCACCAAGCGGCGATTTGGCAGATGCCATCAACAGTACCTTTGGCAGCTTTGACAAGTTTAAAGAGGACTTTTCCAAGGCTGCTGCCACCCGTTTTGGCAGTGGGTGGGCGTGGCTTGTTGTTGACAAAAGCGGAAACCTCGCGGTTACCAGCACGCCCAACCAAGACAGCCCATTGATGGAAGGGAATACTCCCATCTTAGGATTGGATGTTTGGGAACATGCTTACTACTTAAAGTATCAAAATAAGCGACCCGATTATATTTCCGCCTTTTGGAATGTTGTTAATTGGGATGAAGTGAGCAAGCGTTACGCTAAGGCCCGCGGATAG
- the mutY gene encoding A/G-specific adenine glycosylase has product MEKQRVSEILEHFPVEEFQEKLLKWFERDQRDLPWRKDRDPYKIWVSEIMLQQTRVDTVIPYYLRFLNRFPTLNDLAEASQDEVLKEWEGLGYYSRVRHLHEAVKEVKERYGGQVPDSEEEIRKLKGIGSYTAGAILSIAYGKPVPAVDGNVMRVLSRILYIKDDVQTMKTKKLFEDLARKIISPSNPSFFNQAMMELGALICTPKSPSCLSCPVVSLCRGREKGEHGRLPIKGKKKPPVPVTLICGVIVKGEEVLIDKRENDGLLKGLWEFPQIECNEPANEIFQFTKYIWKTFGVKARPEKYLMTVTHTFSHVKWHIEVYQYVCEELDKREGRGKWVSIHQLNQYPFSVSHGKICKKLQ; this is encoded by the coding sequence ATGGAAAAACAAAGGGTATCAGAGATCTTGGAGCATTTTCCTGTGGAAGAATTTCAGGAAAAGCTGTTAAAGTGGTTTGAAAGGGACCAAAGGGATTTACCGTGGAGAAAGGATAGGGATCCTTATAAAATTTGGGTTTCGGAAATCATGCTCCAGCAGACAAGGGTGGATACGGTCATTCCTTACTATCTACGTTTCTTAAACCGATTTCCTACCCTAAATGACTTGGCAGAGGCAAGCCAAGACGAAGTCTTGAAGGAATGGGAGGGTTTAGGGTATTACTCCAGGGTTCGCCATCTTCATGAAGCAGTAAAAGAAGTAAAGGAGAGATATGGGGGACAGGTTCCAGACTCAGAAGAAGAGATAAGAAAACTAAAAGGGATAGGCTCCTATACGGCGGGCGCCATCTTAAGCATTGCCTATGGGAAGCCAGTACCGGCGGTAGATGGAAATGTCATGAGAGTGCTGTCCAGGATTTTATATATAAAAGATGATGTTCAAACAATGAAAACAAAGAAATTGTTTGAGGATTTGGCAAGGAAAATCATTTCTCCTTCCAATCCATCCTTTTTTAATCAAGCGATGATGGAACTTGGCGCACTAATTTGTACACCCAAATCGCCGTCCTGTCTATCTTGTCCTGTTGTTTCCCTTTGCAGGGGAAGAGAAAAAGGAGAACATGGAAGGTTGCCAATAAAGGGCAAAAAGAAACCTCCTGTTCCTGTCACCCTCATTTGCGGGGTTATTGTTAAAGGGGAAGAGGTATTGATTGACAAAAGGGAAAATGACGGGCTTTTAAAAGGATTATGGGAATTTCCTCAGATAGAATGCAATGAGCCAGCAAATGAGATTTTTCAATTTACCAAATATATTTGGAAAACCTTTGGCGTAAAGGCCAGACCTGAAAAATACTTGATGACGGTTACTCACACCTTTTCACATGTAAAATGGCATATTGAAGTATACCAATATGTATGTGAAGAACTAGATAAAAGGGAAGGACGGGGCAAATGGGTATCTATTCATCAGCTGAATCAATACCCTTTTTCGGTTTCTCATGGGAAAATTTGCAAAAAATTGCAATAA
- a CDS encoding PaaI family thioesterase — MNNPFERRRKMDIAELNKRMKSPFWELLNLQIIETNDERVVLKLPVHQGLTQPYGFVHGGAIATLIDSAIASLMTCTLKQHEETVTIEMKVNYLSSTRDKDLFAEASLVKRGKTISVAMAIVRDVDGKDIAIGTATFFVRKKT; from the coding sequence GTGAACAATCCTTTTGAAAGGAGAAGAAAGATGGATATTGCTGAACTGAATAAACGAATGAAATCTCCCTTTTGGGAGTTGTTGAATCTTCAAATAATTGAAACAAATGATGAACGGGTTGTTTTGAAACTGCCTGTCCATCAGGGGTTAACCCAACCCTATGGCTTTGTCCATGGGGGAGCCATTGCCACACTCATTGATTCCGCGATTGCTAGCTTAATGACCTGTACATTAAAGCAACATGAAGAGACAGTGACCATCGAAATGAAGGTGAACTATTTATCTTCCACAAGGGATAAAGACCTTTTTGCCGAAGCCAGCTTGGTAAAAAGGGGAAAAACTATATCTGTCGCAATGGCCATTGTGAGGGATGTTGATGGGAAGGATATTGCGATAGGAACAGCTACTTTTTTCGTTAGAAAGAAGACTTAG